DNA from Kitasatospora acidiphila:
GTCAACTCGCTTGGAGAGCTGGCGGACCTGCTGACTCAGTCAGTATGAAGAAGCACACCATGGTGGGACGCTGAAGCACTTCCGGCCCCGGGCCAGTTGGACCTGGGTGCCGTTCCGAGTAGTCGCCGCTGCTACTGGAGGAGTTGTTCCGCGCCCTGGCCCCGGCAACCGGTGACCACCGTCGGCGCGTCGCCCATCTCCTGACGCTCGCACTCCGCGCTGCGGACGCTGTTGCATACAAGTTCGGCTACACCGACCTGTCGGCTAGGCTCATCGGGCTGATGCACTGGGCAGCCGAATTCACTGAGGACCCGGCGCTGCTCGCTGCCGCAGCCTATGTGCGAACCGAGATCTACTTCGCCTCGAACCGACTGGACCAGGGCCTGCGGTCGATTGAGACTGCCCTCGACGCAATGCCGCGCCTCGACACGGTCACCAAGGTGGCGTCGGCTGCGGCTCTACACATGAGGGCAGCCGTGGTCGCAGGCCGAATGCGCAGCGCCGACCAGGCCCGCGACCACATCTCGCTCGCCGAACCCCTAGCCCGGCAGCTGCCGGAGCGGCTGTACGACGGAACCGCAGTCGGCCCGGACTCACTGAGGATTCACCAACTGGCGGTCGCCGTCGAACTCGCAGACCCAGCTGATCTCCACCGCGCGGTCGCCGAAGCCGACCACTGGGCACCTCCGCGAGCCCTGACGGCCGAGCGCCGCTCGCACTACTACATCGATCTCGGGCGCGCCCAGATGCAGTTGGGACAGCGCCAGCAGACTCTTGAGTCATTGCAGATCGCACGGCGCATCGCGCCCCAGCACGTGCGGGAGCACAGCCAGGTGCGGGCTCAACTGGCGACACTGCTGCGGCTTTCCCGAGGCCGGAACGAGGAGTTGCGAGCTTTTTGCCGGTGGACTCGCGCGGTCTGAACGAGTGTCACAGATTGTGTCACTTCGGCCCTTTCGGGCGGCCGATCATCCCCATATGACTACGACACCCGCTCCACTTGAGATCACCGACGACAAGCTCGCCTGTCCGCTGGACCAGGACGCCGCCCGCTCCGAGCTGCGCTCCCTCGGGCGCTCGCTGGACCGTCAGGTCACCTCCCGCACCGGCGCTACCGAACGCGAGCTGGACGCCACGCTCCTCCTGATGAAGCAGATTCACCTCGGGATCGTTATCAGCCTCACCACCTAGCCGGCGGTCTGAATGCCCCGCCGTCGGTGGGCGGGACCACCGCCGTAGACCCCCGCGCGGTCGAGCTTGGGGAAGAGGCCACGTGGGCGGCCCGCCCCGGTCGTCGCACTGTGCACGGCGTCCGACCAGGGCGGGCCACCACCCCACGAGGGGGAGATCCACCTGTACAGGAGCACTCATGTCTCTCGTTCCCTTGCTGAACTATGCCGTTGACGGGCCGTCCGATCCCGACGGCGAGGACACCCTCACCGCCGTCGTCGTCCGCGCCACCGTGGGCACGGCCCACCGCTGCCTCCGCGACCACCTCACCGCCCACGGTCTGGACCCCGACGACGCCTGCCTGGTCCTGTCCGAACTGCTCGGCAATGCCCTGCTGAACGGCGGCGAGACCGCCGCCGTAGCCTGGCGACTGTCCGGCGACCGCCTCCGCATCGGCGTCGCCGACACTGCCGCCCTCAGCCTCCCGGTCATCCAGAACGCCTGTACCCGTGAGGGCGGCCGCGGCCTGCTCCTCGTCGAGCAACTCGCCCATTCCTGGGGTGTACGACCACTCGGCACACTTGGCAAAGAAGTCTGGTGCAACCTGGAGGTCAAAGCAGCCTGACCGCGCGGCCTCCAAGGCTCTCGGCATACGGAGTTCGCGCCCCCTGGACGGCCCTACCGGCCCGGCCTTACCCATGGTTCGCCCCGGTCCCGGCCCCACCTAAACTGGACCGACAGAAATCCGGCCAACTACGGGGCCACGAACCGCGCGGGCGACAGGCGCGACAGCACAACTGGCACCAGGGCAACCCCACCCGCCGCCCAACGGACAGGCCTCCATTGGAACGGTGCGTCCTGCCGCCATTGCTGGGGCGTTCACCATGAGGAGGGACGGATGATGCGACCCAGGATCGCCGTGTTCGGCGCCGGGAGTGTGGGCTGCTACCTGGGCGGCCATCTCGCGGCGCACGCCGACGTCACGCTGATCGGCCGGCCGGCCGTGCTGGAGACGCTGGCCGACGGGCTCACCCTCTCCGGCGGCGACCGGCCGGCCCGGGTGGTGCCGCCCGGGGCGTTCGCGGTGGCGACCGATGCGGCGGCGGCCGCCGGGGCGGACTACGTGCTGGTCGCGGTGAAGAGCGCCGCCACTGCGGCGGCCGCCGAGGAGTTGGCGCAGGTGCTGGGCGAGCGGCCCGCCGTGGTGGTCAGCTTCCAGAACGGCCTGCACAACCCGGCGGTGCTGCGGGCGGCGCTGCCGCGGCAGACGGTGCTGGCGGGCATGGTGCCGTACAACGTGCTGCAGACCGTGCCGGGCACCTTCCACCGGGGCACGGCGGGGGCGCTGATGGTGCAGGACGAGCCGACGGCGGCCGCCCTGGTGGCCGCGCTGACGGCGTCGGGACTGGCGGCCCGGACGGCGGTGGACATCGAGGCCGTTCAGCGGGCCAAGCTGCTGGTCAACCTCAACAACGCGATCAACGCGCTGTCCGGCCTGCCGCTGCGGGAGCAGCTCGGCCAGCGGGCGTTCCGGCGCTGCCTGGCGCTCTGCCAGCTGGAGGGGCTGGCGGCGTTCCGGGCGGCGGGGCTGCCGGTGGCGCGGCTGGGGCCGTTCCCGGCGCCGGTCACGGCCCGGGTGCTGGGGCTGCCGGACCGGGTGTTCCAGCGGCTGGCGGCGGCGAGTCTGCGGGTGGACGCCCAGGCCCGGTCCTCGATGTGGGAGGACCTGCGGCGGGGGCGGCCGACCGAGATCGGCAGCCTGCAGGGCGAGATCGTGGATCTGGCCGCCGAGCACGGCCTGACCGCCCCGGCCAACGCCCGGCTGCTGGAGCTGGTCCGGGCCGCGGAGCGCGCCGAGCCGGGCCACGCGCGCCAGTGGTCCGGGGCGCAGTTGCTCGCCGAGGTCCGCACGGTACGCTGACCCGGACAAGATCGACCGGGGGGAGCGGGCGGGCATGGGCAGCACGATGGCCGAGCAGTGGTTCCGGTGCCTCACGCCGCCGACGGCTACGCCCCGACTGCGGCTGCTCCTGTTCCCGCACGCGGGCGGCGCGGCCGGCTACTTCCGCGCGTGGGGCCAGGCCGTCCCGGCCGGCGTGGAGGTGCTGGCGGTGCGCTACCCGGGCCGGGAGGACCGGTTCCGGGAGCCGCTGATCGGCTCGGTCGCCGGGCTGGCCGACCCGATCGCCGAGGCCTGCGCCTCGCTCACCGATGCGCCGCTGGCGTTCTTCGGCCACAGCATGGGCGCCATGGTGGCCTATGAGACGGCGCGCCGACTGGCCGGCCACTCGACGCTGCGCGCCGTGTTCCTCTCCAGCCGCCCCGCTCCCGGCCATGAGACCAAGCGCGGCCTGGCGAACGCCACCGATGCCGAGCTGGTCGCCGATCTCACCGAACTGGGCGGCACCGACGCCGAGTTCCTCAAATACCCGGAGCTGCTGGAGCTGATCCTGCCGGTGCTGCGGAACGACTACTCGGTGGTGGACGGCTACCGTCCGGAACCGGGCGCCGCACCCCTGGAGCTGCCGGTGACCGGCTACTTGGGCGACTCCGAGCGGTATGTGGACGAGGCGGGAGTGGCTGCCTGGGCCGAGCGGACCAACGGCCCGTTCGCGCTGCGCTCGTTCACCGGTGGGCACTTCTATCTCGCCGACCACACGCAGGAGTTGCTCGGCGACATGCTCGGCCGACTGGGAATTCGGTAACGGTCGGCACCGCCACCGGCGAGCATCACGACCGATCGGTCGGTCGGGGCACGAATTTGGCGTTCGCACCGTTGACCGCAACTTGCCAACTCTGCTTTGCTTCACGGCAGCGAACGGCGCATCAACTGCCCGACGGTTGCGGACCGTTGCCGTGACCCGCAAGTTTAGCTCCCCCCACTCGCGCGGCGTGAACCCCAATCAGCCGCGCTCCTAGGCTCAGTGCCATCCAGCACGCCAGGCCGGACCCATGCGTATCGCGGGCCGGCTCCTCAAGTGCGCCTCTCGCAGTCGACCCCACAGAGCCGACCGTCCGTGCCCACCAGGCACGTTGACGGTCTGCAGGAGAGAGGATTCCCCCCACAGATGGGTACTCCCCAGATCCGCGGTGCCGCCAGAGCGGCCCTGACCGGCGTAGCGGCACTGTCGCTGATCACCGGTGTCGCCATGACCGCGGCCGCGTCTCCGGCCGGCACCTCGTCGGCCGCCAGCCAATCGGTCGCGAACCCCTACAACCCGTCGAACAACCACTCGTACCGGCACGGGGTCATCCCGACCATCCAGCAGAACGCCAAGATGAAGTCGTGGGACGCCAGCCACCCGACGCCGAACGTGGCCACCGGGCCGGAGACACTGTCCTACGGCGGCGCCATCGACGGCGTCGGCGTGAACAGCGGCCACGCCAAGGTCTACCTGGTGTTCTACGGTAGTCAGTGGGGCTCGCAGAGCACCGACAGCAACGGGAACGCCAAGTTCTCCGGCGACCCGGACGGCGCGGCCGGCGCGGCCCAGCAGATGTTCAAGGGCATCGGCACCAACAACGAGCTCTGGTCGGCCGACCTGACCCAGTGGTGCGACGGCCCCAACGTGGCTTCCGGGGCGACCAGTTGCCCGTCGAACGCCAACTTCATCCCGTACCAGAGCGGCGGCGTGCTGTCCGGCGTCTGGGAGGACACCTCGGTCGCCTCGCCGAGCACCGCGAGCGGCAACCAGCTGGGCCAGGAGGCCGTCAACGCGGCGGCCCACTTCGGCAACACGGCGTCGGGCTCCAACCGCAACGCGTACTACGTGATCATGTCGCCGACCGGGACCAACCCGGACAGCTACCAGAACCAGTACTGCGCCTGGCACGACTACACCGGTGACTCCACGCTCAGCGGCGGCGCGGTCAACTCGCCCTACGGCGACCTCGCGTTCAGCAACCAGCCCTACAACATGGACTCGGGCGCGGGCTGCGGCGTCGGCTTTGTCAACTCCCCCGGAACCCTTGATGGTTGGACCATCACCCTGGGCCACGAGTGGCACGAGATGATGTCCGACATGAACCCGGCCGGCGGCTGGACCAACCACGTCTCGGGCAGCTCGTTCAACGGCCAGGAGAACTCCGACGAGTGCGCCTGGCTCTCCCCCGGCACCACGGGCGGCGCGGCCAACATCTCGTTCGGCTCGTTCGGCACCTACCCCGAGCAGGCCAGCTGGTCCAACGACACCAACTCCTGCGCGATCTCGCACCCGATCGTCAACGGTGGCGGCGGTGGCAACACCGTCACGGTGACCAACCCGGGCAGCCAGAGCAGCACCGTGGGCACCGCGGTCAACCTGCAGATCAGGGCGAGCGACTCGGGCTCGGGCCAGACCCTGACCTACTCGGCCACCGGCCTGCCGGCCGGCCTGTCGATCAGCTCCTCGGGGGACATCACCGGCACCCCGACCACCGCGGGCACCTCGTCGGTCACCGTGACCGCCAAGGACGGCACCGGCGCCTCCGGCAACGCGTCGTTCAGCTGGACCGTCTCCGGCTCCGGCGGCGGTGGCGGCGCCATCACCAACGGCGGCTTCGAGACCGGCAACCTGACCGGCTGGACCTCCAGCGGCAGCACCAGCGCGTCCGGCTCGGCCGCCCACAGCGGCAGCTACGGCGCGATGGTCGGCTCGGCCAACCCGAGCAACACCTCCTCCATCGCGCAGACCTTCACCGCGCCGAGCGGCTCCAGCAAGCTGTCCTTCTGGTACAGCAACACCTGCCCGGACACCGTGACCTACGACTGGGCCACCGCCACCCTGAAGGACAACACCACCGGCACCACCACCACGGTGCTCGCCAAGACCTGCGCCGCCAGCTCGGCCTGGGTCAACAAGACGGCCAGCGTCACCGCCGGCCACAGCTACACCCTCACCCTGACCAACAAGGACGACAACTACCCGGGTGACCCGACCTACACCTACTACGACGACGTGACCGTCTCCTGACGATCAGTCAGCTCACCCCGGAGGGCCGTGGCGACTCGCCACGGCCCTCCGGCCCGTCCGGCGCCAGGTCCACCCCCAGCTCTGGATACACTCCGTGAGGTGACGATCACTCGGAGCACTGTTCTCGCCCTCGCATGCTGGCTCGCGCTCACCCCGGCAGCCATGGCGGCGCCGGCTGCGGATGACCCGGTCTTCCCCGGGCTCGGCAGCACCGCCTACGACGCGCTCGACTACCACCTGGCGTTCGACTACCAGGAGGCCGACCGGACGGTGGCGGCCACCGCCGTGATCACCGCGCGCAGCCGCCGACGCCTCGACAGCCTCGACCTGGACGCCCTCGGCCTCGCCGTGCACGGCGTCACCCTGGACGGACGGCCCGCTCAATTCAGTGCGCACGACGAGAAGTTGACCGTCACCCCGGCCCGCGCCGTCCGCGCCGGCGACCAGTTCACCGTGCGGGTCGACTACACGGCCGATCCACGCGCCAAGCTGCCGCACACCGGCTGGGTGCCGACCGCCGACGGATTCGCGCTGGCCGGCCAGCCCATCGGCGCGCACACCGTCTTCCCGTGCAACGACCGACCGGACGACAAGGCCTCGTACAGCGTCTCGGTCACCACTCGGGACGGACTGCTCGGGGTGGCCGGCGGGCTGCCGACCGGGAGCAGCGAGCACGACGGGCGCACCACCCGCAACTACCGCTACCGCGAGCCGATGGCCACCGAGCTGCTCCAAGTCGCGGTCGGCGACTACGTGCTGAATGTGCACCGCGGGCCGGACGGACTGCCGCTGCGCGATGTGGTGCCGGCCGCCCGGCTGGCGGCACTGAAGCCGTCACTCGATCTGATTCCCGACCAGATCGCTTGGGCAGAACGGCAGTTGGGTCCGTTCCCGTTCGAAACCTACGGACTGCTGCCGGTGAACACCGACGCGCCCGACGCCTTCGGCTTCACCGGTCTGGAGACCCAGACCCTGACGCTCTACAAGCCCGGCTTCCTGACCCAGGCCGAACCGCTGATCGGCTCCCACATGATGCACGAACTGGTGCACTCCTGGTTCGGCGACAGCGTGACGCCGCGCAACTGGGCCGACCTGTGGCTGAACGAAGGGCACGCCGACTACTACGGCATGCGCTACCGCTACGAGCGCGGCTGGTCGGATTCGCCCGGCGTGACCTCGATGGAGGACCGGATGCGGGCCACCTACGCCGATGGTGACCAGTGGCGCCACGACTGGGGCCCGGTGGCGGAACCGGCCGCCGCCAGCCTGTTCGCGGAGCAGCGCTACCTCGGCGGGGCGCTGGTGCTCTACGCCCTGCACGAGAAGGTCGGGGACGAGGCCTTCCGACGGATCGAGC
Protein-coding regions in this window:
- a CDS encoding transcriptional regulator, yielding MFRALAPATGDHRRRVAHLLTLALRAADAVAYKFGYTDLSARLIGLMHWAAEFTEDPALLAAAAYVRTEIYFASNRLDQGLRSIETALDAMPRLDTVTKVASAAALHMRAAVVAGRMRSADQARDHISLAEPLARQLPERLYDGTAVGPDSLRIHQLAVAVELADPADLHRAVAEADHWAPPRALTAERRSHYYIDLGRAQMQLGQRQQTLESLQIARRIAPQHVREHSQVRAQLATLLRLSRGRNEELRAFCRWTRAV
- a CDS encoding ATP-binding protein, which gives rise to MSLVPLLNYAVDGPSDPDGEDTLTAVVVRATVGTAHRCLRDHLTAHGLDPDDACLVLSELLGNALLNGGETAAVAWRLSGDRLRIGVADTAALSLPVIQNACTREGGRGLLLVEQLAHSWGVRPLGTLGKEVWCNLEVKAA
- a CDS encoding 2-dehydropantoate 2-reductase, whose translation is MMRPRIAVFGAGSVGCYLGGHLAAHADVTLIGRPAVLETLADGLTLSGGDRPARVVPPGAFAVATDAAAAAGADYVLVAVKSAATAAAAEELAQVLGERPAVVVSFQNGLHNPAVLRAALPRQTVLAGMVPYNVLQTVPGTFHRGTAGALMVQDEPTAAALVAALTASGLAARTAVDIEAVQRAKLLVNLNNAINALSGLPLREQLGQRAFRRCLALCQLEGLAAFRAAGLPVARLGPFPAPVTARVLGLPDRVFQRLAAASLRVDAQARSSMWEDLRRGRPTEIGSLQGEIVDLAAEHGLTAPANARLLELVRAAERAEPGHARQWSGAQLLAEVRTVR
- a CDS encoding thioesterase II family protein, with the translated sequence MGSTMAEQWFRCLTPPTATPRLRLLLFPHAGGAAGYFRAWGQAVPAGVEVLAVRYPGREDRFREPLIGSVAGLADPIAEACASLTDAPLAFFGHSMGAMVAYETARRLAGHSTLRAVFLSSRPAPGHETKRGLANATDAELVADLTELGGTDAEFLKYPELLELILPVLRNDYSVVDGYRPEPGAAPLELPVTGYLGDSERYVDEAGVAAWAERTNGPFALRSFTGGHFYLADHTQELLGDMLGRLGIR
- a CDS encoding Ig domain-containing protein; this encodes MGTPQIRGAARAALTGVAALSLITGVAMTAAASPAGTSSAASQSVANPYNPSNNHSYRHGVIPTIQQNAKMKSWDASHPTPNVATGPETLSYGGAIDGVGVNSGHAKVYLVFYGSQWGSQSTDSNGNAKFSGDPDGAAGAAQQMFKGIGTNNELWSADLTQWCDGPNVASGATSCPSNANFIPYQSGGVLSGVWEDTSVASPSTASGNQLGQEAVNAAAHFGNTASGSNRNAYYVIMSPTGTNPDSYQNQYCAWHDYTGDSTLSGGAVNSPYGDLAFSNQPYNMDSGAGCGVGFVNSPGTLDGWTITLGHEWHEMMSDMNPAGGWTNHVSGSSFNGQENSDECAWLSPGTTGGAANISFGSFGTYPEQASWSNDTNSCAISHPIVNGGGGGNTVTVTNPGSQSSTVGTAVNLQIRASDSGSGQTLTYSATGLPAGLSISSSGDITGTPTTAGTSSVTVTAKDGTGASGNASFSWTVSGSGGGGGAITNGGFETGNLTGWTSSGSTSASGSAAHSGSYGAMVGSANPSNTSSIAQTFTAPSGSSKLSFWYSNTCPDTVTYDWATATLKDNTTGTTTTVLAKTCAASSAWVNKTASVTAGHSYTLTLTNKDDNYPGDPTYTYYDDVTVS
- a CDS encoding M1 family metallopeptidase; this encodes MTITRSTVLALACWLALTPAAMAAPAADDPVFPGLGSTAYDALDYHLAFDYQEADRTVAATAVITARSRRRLDSLDLDALGLAVHGVTLDGRPAQFSAHDEKLTVTPARAVRAGDQFTVRVDYTADPRAKLPHTGWVPTADGFALAGQPIGAHTVFPCNDRPDDKASYSVSVTTRDGLLGVAGGLPTGSSEHDGRTTRNYRYREPMATELLQVAVGDYVLNVHRGPDGLPLRDVVPAARLAALKPSLDLIPDQIAWAERQLGPFPFETYGLLPVNTDAPDAFGFTGLETQTLTLYKPGFLTQAEPLIGSHMMHELVHSWFGDSVTPRNWADLWLNEGHADYYGMRYRYERGWSDSPGVTSMEDRMRATYADGDQWRHDWGPVAEPAAASLFAEQRYLGGALVLYALHEKVGDEAFRRIERAFLARYRYGVAGTQDYIAIASAVAGQDLSGFLTDWLHGTRTPPMPGHPDWRVQPVRPVQPTRPVS